The sequence GTGGCCTGGAAAACCGGCACGTCCTTCGGACACCGTGACGCCTGGGCCGTTGGCATCAGCCAGGACCTGGCCATCGGGGTCTGGGTCGGCAACCCGGACGGCTCGTTGTGCGCGAACATCTCCGGCGTCCGCCATGCCGGACCGCTGCTTTTCGACATCTTCCGGGCCCTGCGGCCCGGTGCGGCCGGACCGCCCCGCATCGAGGCTCCGCGCCTGACACGCATGACCGTTTGCGCCATCAGCGGCGACCGTCCCGGACCAAACTGCCCCACGATCCAGACCCAGGCCATCGCCGGCGTGACCAAGCTGCCGGTCTGCGCCCTGCACAAACAAATTTTCGTGGACCGGGACACGGGCCTGCGCCTGGTGGGAGACTGTCTTCTGGCCCACCCGACGCGGGAGGAAACCGCCCTTGTCTGGCCAGCCGAACTTCTGGCCTGGCAACGTGCCCAAGGTTCCCCCATGGCCGGTCTGCCGGCCATGCATCCGGACTGCGCCGACGTGCCGGACGAAGCCGGGCCGACCATCCAGTCTCCCTCGGCGGCCACGCCCTACGTCACGCGCTCCGACGTCCCCCCCGAGTTCCAGCGTCTGGCCCTCCTGGCCGCGCCGGGGCCGGGCGCGACACGCCATTTCTGGTATGTGGACGGCGGTTTTGTCGCCAGTTCCGCACCGGAAACCCCGTGCTTCACGCCCCTTACGCCAGGGCGGCATGCGGTCGTCGTCACCGACGATCTGGGACGCGGCGCGACCGGGACGTTCACGGTCCAGGACCCCGGCCTTGGCAGCGCCACCCGCCCCTGATAGGCAGCCCCATGTCC is a genomic window of Deltaproteobacteria bacterium containing:
- a CDS encoding penicillin-binding protein 1C — protein: VAWKTGTSFGHRDAWAVGISQDLAIGVWVGNPDGSLCANISGVRHAGPLLFDIFRALRPGAAGPPRIEAPRLTRMTVCAISGDRPGPNCPTIQTQAIAGVTKLPVCALHKQIFVDRDTGLRLVGDCLLAHPTREETALVWPAELLAWQRAQGSPMAGLPAMHPDCADVPDEAGPTIQSPSAATPYVTRSDVPPEFQRLALLAAPGPGATRHFWYVDGGFVASSAPETPCFTPLTPGRHAVVVTDDLGRGATGTFTVQDPGLGSATRP